Within the Cygnus olor isolate bCygOlo1 chromosome 23, bCygOlo1.pri.v2, whole genome shotgun sequence genome, the region TTACCTCCTTTTATCAGTCTCCGTGAAGGACTACCCATATTTCAAGCACATCCTTTGTTTCTACACACTTACTTGATTGTTGACATGCTGACATTGTGGAGCTGAAGTTTCAGCTCTTGAAGACTCATACCTTCTGGGACAGGGCAGTTTTTAATCAGGTTCAGCACCTGGAAGAACATGAACTACACCATTAGCACACAGTTACGCTTCTCTATCTACATTAGACAGCAAGGTCAAGGAAGAATTACCAATCTTCAAAGAATAATCACTGCTTTATCCTACatcaccctgcagcagcatccacTGCAATAGCCGTCTCTGGAGAAGCTGCTTGCACCCACCTGACTCTGATGTGCTGTGAGTCCATTCACTGGCAGACTGCCACCTCCACCATAGCCCCCCATGTCACCTATCCCAGCAGAGGTAAATGACTGAGGTGCTCTTGATGCTGCCTGCAATTACAAGAGTAGAACAACTGTGGTTACACAGGCTGCTGTAAACCCAGGGCATGAAAGACTCAGCGTTATGTATCAGAGagacagtaattaaaaatagatttccaGAAGAAACCAATGGGAATTGACTGCAACACAATGTCTCTCCACGGAAGCCAGGACTCCTGTTACACCCTCACTGTAGCTCTTCAACAGTTGCAGAATTTCCATCCCCACAACCTGTATACAATTTCCCCAACGAACCAAGAGTTCACTCTCTTTGGGAGATGAACAATAATCCCGTAACGGCTAGCATGAAGTCATGATCTTGAAATACATACCATAAGATTTTTTCTGAGGATCATATGCGCATTAACAATCTCTAGTATGTGCGTGGTGAACTCATTCATGTTTTCCAGAGGCATGATCTTAAATGCCACCAagcttttcttattctttcagagattaaaaaaaatagaaaaagaaaaaacaagtacaATTAACAATATACAATTAACATGACAGCAACAGAATGTGCTTAATCATTCTAGCCAGGAACAGGGACAGTGGTGGGTAGGGAGTTTTTCTGCACGTAACAAGCATCAAAGTTTTTGGACTTAATTTTTCATATGTGATCATGCAAAGCAGTGCAGGACAGGACAGCTTCTCTTTTAAACGGCTAGTAACTAACTGCACTCTGCTTTAACACATGCAGCATTATTTAAACGGTGACTGTTATGAGGCAACTCTGCTACATAATATGCTGCAGGAAGCATCCCCATTACCCAGATCATGGTTTAAGCTCTAGAGGACAAGCATCCAATAACCTGGTGGCCAGTActcttttccactgaaaataattcaCTGATAAACAGTggcattttaaatgcatcttcCATCCTTTCCATTTAGTAACACTATGAGTGATTCATACAGCAAAGGCAAAAACATTCAAGGATTTGTCCACAGAAAAGGATAATCAAAGATCACAAATAACTGGATATTCTAAAGGGAGCCTACTAACACTTAGCCAGATCCACCAATCCTTCAAGCCACTGCTCCTGCCTCATTACTTGAGGAGTCATATATGACCTCACCTGGAAGGACCGAAGATGACCAGCTACTTTTACGTAAGTTCCTGGAGGTACCACGATATTCTCGCCACCTGCCTCcttacagagaggaaaaggagaaagcaaggtGTTGCTATTCACATTTCCATTTCTCAATCATAATCAATGACTTAAGAAAGGTGTAAAGCCTCAAGCAAACACAAATTGTATCCATTCCTATGACCATTAAGAGCAGTTAGGTAAATAtaactgtaaatgaaaaatagaactTATTgataaacataaaattaaacttATGATAAACATGCAGTTAGCCAACAGAACGTCTGCTGAATTACTCTCCCAGAGGTGTTCAACGGAACTCTGCTGTTCACTTGCAAACGTATTTAGATTTAAAGGCTTGCTCCATCTGCATGAGAGTCCAGTGAAAACTAGCAGCATTTCAGGAATCATGCATAGGAAGACGAGACAATGTGCGCTGGTACATGTCTTAATCACAGAGTCACATACAAAATCTCTTTCACTCCctgattttgtatttcttatgcAGAAGTATTGAGCATGCATCTCTCAGGACAGCTATGGTTGAGCTTCAGCAGCGAAACTCTAAAAAAGTTATCTGAAGTGATTCATTGCAGAACCACGTATGAATTACAAAACAGGAGAATAATCATGCACAACACCAGTGATCTCTGTTACAGCAACATCTTCCTTGGCTTTCAGAGGCATGTTATTcccaaaatacttttctaaacagctctctgtttttgtttgttttgaaaactacTCTCTCCATAGATCCTAAGTGCCTTCCACATAGCAGCCTCGGTAACAAATCTGGCGCTTACATCAGTATCAACCCACTGCCTGACATCCATCGGCGCTGCCGTCATGTCGTCCACCTTGTAGAGAATGTTTGTTGGTGCTTTCTCAGCGTGCCGAATGATCCCCAGAATGGTGACCTGCGTTTGAAGACGGCCGAGTTAGCCGGGGAAGGGCCGGAGGCGAGCGCG harbors:
- the RPA2 gene encoding replication protein A 32 kDa subunit isoform X2, with translation MWSGHSNFDGGYGPAGSSGPAGGYAQSPGGFSSPSGTQAEKKQRARSQNIVPCTVSQLLAAEQVDETFRIRDVEISQVTILGIIRHAEKAPTNILYKVDDMTAAPMDVRQWVDTDEAGGENIVVPPGTYVKVAGHLRSFQNKKSLVAFKIMPLENMNEFTTHILEIVNAHMILRKNLMAASRAPQSFTSAGIGDMGGYGGGGSLPVNGLTAHQSQVLNLIKNCPVPEGMSLQELKLQLHNVSMSTIKQAVEFLSSEGHIYSTVDDDHYKSTDAE
- the RPA2 gene encoding replication protein A 32 kDa subunit isoform X1 — protein: MWSGHSAGNFDGGYGPAGSSGPAGGYAQSPGGFSSPSGTQAEKKQRARSQNIVPCTVSQLLAAEQVDETFRIRDVEISQVTILGIIRHAEKAPTNILYKVDDMTAAPMDVRQWVDTDEAGGENIVVPPGTYVKVAGHLRSFQNKKSLVAFKIMPLENMNEFTTHILEIVNAHMILRKNLMAASRAPQSFTSAGIGDMGGYGGGGSLPVNGLTAHQSQVLNLIKNCPVPEGMSLQELKLQLHNVSMSTIKQAVEFLSSEGHIYSTVDDDHYKSTDAE